The Candidatus Pantoea soli genome window below encodes:
- a CDS encoding YfgG family protein, with protein sequence MNSAIPARRRPKTGTMTRIVLLISFFILAGRLLFIIPGAIEHHQQKKAVTPPATLSTSDTRQP encoded by the coding sequence GTGAACAGCGCTATACCCGCACGAAGACGTCCCAAAACCGGCACCATGACCCGCATTGTGTTGCTGATCAGTTTCTTTATTCTGGCCGGCCGTCTGCTTTTTATCATTCCCGGTGCCATTGAGCATCACCAGCAAAAGAAAGCGGTGACTCCGCCCGCCACCCTGAGTACCAGCGATACGCGCCAGCCCTGA
- the mgtE gene encoding magnesium transporter produces the protein MSASHAQLLSETRQRILHLLLNQHDLVDVLLDKSVDLSAAELREVTLWRQQLETGLHQLHAADLADILEALPEEERQALWRLVPGEQRGRVLVEASETVWASLTEGMTDREILRAIEPLDIDDQVYLARYLPRDLTGRLLTTLEPGLRARLLDVIELDRDRVGRIMDFNILTVRADVTLATVQRYLRKRKSMPDGTDKIFITDEQNQLLGELALTAILLNKPKTLVTDVMNPRPVTFQLNDKAEDAASAFERYNLISAAVTDARGKLIGRITVEDVIDLVNQENESNIRKMGGISQGEDVFAPVRKAVSKRWTWLAINLCTAFIASRVIGLFEDTISQLVALATLMPIVAGIGGNTGNQTITMIVRALALHQVEPGNFSFLIARELGVALLNGLFWGGIMGGVTWLMYDNLQLGGVMMLAMVLNLLLAALMGVLIPLIMTKLKRDPAVGSSVLITAITDTGGFFIFLGLATIFLLPH, from the coding sequence ATGTCTGCTTCGCACGCACAACTCTTATCTGAAACCCGCCAGCGCATTCTCCATCTCCTGCTTAATCAACACGATTTAGTGGATGTTCTGCTCGATAAATCGGTCGATCTGAGCGCCGCCGAGCTGCGGGAAGTCACGCTCTGGCGGCAGCAGCTGGAAACCGGATTGCACCAGCTGCACGCAGCGGACCTGGCCGATATTCTTGAAGCCCTGCCGGAAGAGGAGCGTCAGGCGCTGTGGCGTCTGGTGCCCGGTGAACAGCGCGGCCGGGTGCTGGTTGAGGCCTCAGAAACGGTGTGGGCCAGCCTGACAGAAGGGATGACCGATCGCGAGATTCTGCGCGCCATTGAGCCGCTCGACATTGACGATCAGGTCTATCTGGCCCGCTATCTGCCGCGCGATCTCACCGGACGGCTGCTGACCACGCTGGAGCCCGGCCTGCGGGCGCGCCTGCTGGATGTTATTGAGCTGGACCGCGATCGCGTGGGCCGCATTATGGATTTCAATATCCTGACGGTCCGCGCCGACGTGACGCTGGCCACGGTGCAGCGCTATTTACGCAAACGCAAAAGCATGCCGGACGGCACCGATAAGATCTTTATCACCGATGAGCAGAATCAGCTGCTGGGTGAGCTGGCGCTCACCGCTATCCTGCTGAATAAACCCAAAACGCTGGTGACAGACGTGATGAACCCCCGCCCTGTCACCTTCCAGCTGAATGATAAAGCGGAAGATGCCGCCAGCGCGTTCGAACGTTATAACCTGATTTCCGCGGCGGTGACTGACGCCCGTGGCAAGCTGATTGGCCGGATCACGGTGGAAGATGTGATCGACCTGGTGAATCAGGAGAACGAAAGCAATATCCGTAAAATGGGCGGTATCAGCCAGGGCGAGGATGTGTTCGCGCCGGTGCGTAAAGCCGTGAGCAAACGCTGGACCTGGCTGGCTATCAACCTGTGTACGGCATTTATCGCCTCACGCGTTATCGGCCTGTTTGAAGACACCATTTCGCAGCTGGTCGCGCTGGCCACGCTGATGCCGATTGTCGCCGGCATCGGCGGCAATACCGGCAACCAGACCATCACCATGATTGTGCGGGCGCTGGCGCTGCATCAGGTTGAGCCCGGCAACTTCTCGTTTCTGATTGCGCGCGAGCTTGGCGTTGCGCTGCTGAATGGCCTGTTCTGGGGCGGCATCATGGGCGGTGTCACCTGGCTGATGTATGACAATCTGCAGCTTGGCGGCGTTATGATGCTGGCCATGGTGCTGAACCTGCTGCTGGCGGCGCTGATGGGCGTCCTGATCCCGCTGATCATGACGAAGCTGAAGCGCGACCCGGCGGTGGGCTCCAGCGTGCTGATTACGGCTATCACCGATACCGGCGGCTTCTTTATTTTCCTCGGTCTGGCCACGATCTTTTTGCTGCCGCATTAA
- a CDS encoding DUF2158 domain-containing protein: MFNVDDFVQSKTGGPKMQVLRVEGDTLWCARVDDPVKHEIEVSADSVNLYHEEGDFGVC, from the coding sequence ATGTTTAACGTGGATGACTTTGTGCAGTCAAAAACCGGCGGGCCGAAAATGCAGGTTTTGCGCGTGGAAGGCGATACGCTGTGGTGCGCGCGCGTGGATGACCCGGTAAAGCATGAAATTGAGGTCAGCGCCGACAGCGTGAACCTGTATCACGAAGAGGGCGATTTTGGCGTGTGCTGA
- a CDS encoding DUF3750 domain-containing protein encodes MLSVKMVLLSFLAVVLLSLAASLAQATRSAEASSERGGWATARRDSAGLAPDPQRYASEAIVQVYAAPTWGWKGVVAVHPWIIFKRAGETRYSRYEVISWGSGDKVRLNRNLPDGYWYGARPRLLVTHRGAAAAAMIPQIEAAIRSYPWPTTYRAWPGPNSNTFLAHIGREVPALKLDLPANAIGKDYRSLWHPLGLPPSGRGVQFSLLGVLGVTAGAEEGLEVNVLGINLGLDFTPLRLRLPFIGGLGQDNLQDDRP; translated from the coding sequence ATGCTGTCAGTTAAAATGGTTTTGCTTTCGTTTCTTGCGGTGGTGCTGCTGTCGCTGGCGGCCAGCCTGGCACAGGCCACGCGCAGCGCTGAAGCCAGCAGCGAGCGCGGCGGCTGGGCGACGGCGCGGCGTGATTCCGCCGGACTGGCACCCGATCCGCAGCGCTATGCCAGTGAAGCCATTGTGCAGGTGTACGCGGCGCCCACCTGGGGCTGGAAAGGCGTCGTGGCGGTGCATCCGTGGATTATCTTCAAGCGGGCGGGTGAAACGCGCTATAGCCGTTATGAAGTCATCAGCTGGGGCAGCGGCGATAAAGTTCGGCTGAACCGTAACCTGCCGGATGGTTACTGGTACGGCGCCCGCCCGCGGCTACTGGTAACGCATCGCGGTGCGGCGGCGGCCGCAATGATTCCGCAGATTGAAGCGGCTATCCGTTCATATCCGTGGCCCACCACCTATCGCGCCTGGCCGGGGCCGAACAGCAATACCTTTCTGGCGCATATCGGCCGTGAAGTACCGGCGTTGAAACTCGATTTACCGGCGAATGCCATCGGCAAAGATTACCGTTCGCTGTGGCATCCACTGGGCTTACCGCCATCCGGACGCGGTGTGCAGTTTTCACTGCTGGGGGTGCTGGGGGTGACGGCTGGGGCAGAAGAGGGGCTGGAGGTCAACGTGCTGGGCATAAACCTCGGGCTTGATTTTACGCCGCTGCGGCTGCGTTTACCTTTTATCGGAGGGCTCGGGCAGGATAACCTGCAGGACGATCGGCCCTGA